CCACTCTTCATATACCAGGTATAGTTGTGCACTGGTGGGTTGGCATCACTGCTGCAGGTCAGAGTCACTGAAGTTCCTTCCTGTATTTCGCCAGAGGCTTTGATGGACACTGCAACATTCTTTGGCACATCTGTTGAAATATGTTAATGGTGGTGACATGTGAAGAATTTAAATCttctaataggcctacataaaattAGTTAACTGTAGCTACACTGCCACTACACTGTAAGTACACAGCCATTACCACAGTGTGTGGAAATTAAACTAAAGATTTGATCACTTACATCTGACATTGAGAAAGACAGCGGTTGAAGAGAGACTCTCATCTCCTTTTACAGCACAGGAGTAATTGCCTGCATCCTCACTGCTGACTGGGTCTAGATGCAGCTTGTTGTCTCtggttgttgtgttgttagacACAGGCTGCCTGTTCTTGTACCAGATGATGGTGGGGTTGTAACTCTGAGTGCAAGTGCTGCAGGTCAGGGTCACGTCCCCCCTCTGTTACAGTTTCGAGGGTCACAGTTACCTGCAGAGCGACTGAATAAATAGAAATAGGCTCACACACCGTTACTTAAATATCACAAAGACTTCAGATGATCGAGGGTACACCCCTATTCTGTTTTAATGTTTATTTGGACACATTAGACATAACACATTTAGACTGTTAATTTCACAATGtcattgtaagtcactttggacaaaaaacGACAAAAATCTCTGTTACATGTTTACTCTACTCTCATCCAGGGATGggtacaaatacatcaaaatgtatttccaaataaaataccaaatacccacattaaaaatgtatcaaaataagctacaaaatacagcagccaaaaatgtatcaaaataaaatactgtatttttgtattttcaaaatactacaaaATACATCTTTCTAAAAGCCTTTTTCGTCTATCCCTTCACTTGTACACTACctggaaaaacatctgaaagcaaGAGACTCCTTCCATAATCAGTCAACAGATTAGATATGCTGACCCCTCATGTTAGACATCCCAATATAAACCTCTGCCAGGGTCCGCGTTCAGGTCACATTAATACCATCCAATCAGTTAAGCCAATTAGAAGAATTATTATGACATTATCAAtcatttcttatttaaaatgtgcaaaattggaaatgtccttgtttaaTGTATCTTGTGAAGTTACCATATCACTGAAATATTCCATCGGTCAGAGAACATAGacttgaaaaaaactgtaaaacagaaaaaagaaaggaaaatagcAAACTCAAAGTCCTTTGAGAAGTCCTTATGTTGTCCTTGTGTgagcaaaggagtgtgtgtaaccTTAGCTAGTCCTGTCTCCTCAGTTGATGCCTTTAAGCAGAGGGGCTTGACCATGCGAGGGTgccacagaaagacagagacagagattttgtgctttatagatagttagatagatgtcatcacagtgtttcacagaatgtattttgtattttgaaaatacaaaaatacaccacactgaagtattttgatacaaaatatgaaggcattttcatcatctcaataaaatacaaattacaaaatagtattttgtattttaaatacatattttaaatacatgtattagaaataatGCCCATCCCTGCTCTCATCATCCTAATACATGCACAGTAATAACAGGCCTACATAAATGATTTACAAACAAACTAGTAGAGAGAAGTAGAATAGAACAAAAAATCAATACTTGCCTTCCGTCACAACTGTGACTGCATCAGAGTTTGTTGAGCCCACTTCATTCTGTGCTTCACAGTAGTAAAGTCCACAGGTATCAGAGGTCAGATTGAAGCTGATGCTCTCCCCTGTGCCCCTAGCAAGAGATTCAGCTCCATTCCTCATGTACCAGGTGTAGGTGTGCACTGGTGGGTTGGCATCACTGCTGCAGGTCAGAATCACTGGACTGCCTGCCTCTATTCCACCGGGACTGATAGACACTGAGACATTCCTTGGTGAGTCTGTTAAAACACAGTTATCAGTTAAACACAGTGTTCTCCATTTCACATGCTTGCACATCCTGTCCTGGCTTAGCCAATCACAGCCACCAAAAGtctttcaaacaaacaaataataataattttcttTGTGATATTGACATGATACGCATGGAAGTCTACAGAAGATCAGCTCTGCATGTGTGCTTACATTTAATGTTAAGAAAGACAGCGGTTGAAGAGAGACTCTCATCTCCTTTTACAGCACAGGAGTAACTGCCTGCATCTTCACTGCTGACTGGGTTTAGATGCAGCTTGTTGTCTCTGGTTGTGTGTTGATAGGTCACAGGCTGCCCATTCTTGTACCAGATGAAGGCGGGGTTGGTCAGAATGCAGGTAGTATCACAGGTGAGTGACacactgtctccctctttcactgCTTCTGGAGTTATCAACACCTGCAGATCTacaggatatatatatatatatatatatatatatatatatatatatatatatatatatatatatatatatatatatagagagagagagagagagagagagagagagagagagaggttgtagGTTACAGGATGTAGAGGGGTTATAAGGTTTTaaataaactgaacccaaaatAGAATGTGTTCATAGATAAAATGAGGATGAAACACCTGTAACAATGATGGTGACTCCAGGTGATCCTGTGTAACCCTTTTCCTGTTCTATTATAAACCTGAAGGCGTATTTTCCAGAGTGACTCTCTGATGTCTTTCAGTCTCAGGGTACAATTTTTGGCTTCGTGAAAATAATCCAAGTGATTCTGATACTCCTTGTCCAGTGTTACATGTATGtcttcagtgtgtctgtgagcttTTTGTTTCTTAAACCAGAATGTTGTTTAGATTCGGTGGTGTTGGGGGTATTTGTAAGTGCAGGGAATGTCCACTGATGAGCCCAATAATGCACAGATGCTGGTAGATGAGTAGGTCACACCCCAACACCGTTTTGTTGGAACACCAATAAATGATTTTGAATCAGGAGTTTATTGGGCATAAACCGAATTTGCCTGTGTCTTGTAACACCTTATTCTGACTGAAATAAACCGAAAAAGGCCATATTCGGTTTACTTATAAACAGTTTGCACACCCTAGCATATGCCTATTTTAAACAGAATATTGGGTCACCTTAAACGGAGTGTTGTCAATTAGGCCTCTCACGCATGGTCAACCGTGGCGCCGTTACACTTTTGGAAAGACGAGGAGACAAACTTATGTCTTGCAATCATGCAAATGTCATGGAGTTCATCGACGGGAGAAAATATAGTGACGTTTTTAAAGAGATTTGTAAAACTTAATGAGGCTGGTTATCGACAATGCCTGGACAAGTGAAATGTGGAAGACCCTGAAGATGATGTATTATTCAGCCAAAAGAGCAAATTCCACCAGCGGAGATTTACGTCATGGGAGCCTATTTGTGGGCTGTGTCGCTGAATTATTCGCTCAAAACATGACATTATACTTGCATGTAAACAGGTTAAACGGAATATAGACATAAACGGAATTTGGGCAGTAAACTGATTCAAAACGGTTTATTCTCGGCATGAAAACACTCTCAGTGATAACAATCAATACAGAATCCCTGAGCACAAGTTTATATGATTGTTGCTACTCATTGGTTTTATCCAAAAAATAATCTTTGCTTGATGATTCCCAGGATAGGCCTACTAGACCTCCAGCACATGCAACTTGCCCTGCTTGAGAAATAGAAGTATTTCTTCCCTTATGGCTTCACAACCATTGCaccaaattaaaaaaacaattcagataattttctccagaactttgtgtgtgtgttaagttatGTAGAAGTGCAGCTCTGCTGCATGTGTACTTACATTTGACGTTGAGAAACACGGCCTTTGAAGGGAGACTCTCATGTCCTCTAACAGCACAGGAGTAACTGCCTGCATCCTCACTGCTGACTGGGTTTAGATGCAGCTTGTTGTCTCTGGTTGTGTGTTTAGAGGTCACAGGCTGCCCATTCTTGTACCAGATGAAGGTGGGGTCACTACTCAGTCTACAGGTAGTAATACAGGTAAgggtcactctgtctctctctttcactgaaGTAGGAGTGATCAGAACCTGCAGAGCTAGAGGATTTAGAAGAGTTAAAGGGGTTATATAAACTGAAGCAAAAAACATGTGTTCATAACTAAAAATAAGTTTGAAGGAGTTACTTGTAACAGTAATAATGACTCCAGGTAATTCTGAATAGCTCTCTCCTT
This window of the Alosa alosa isolate M-15738 ecotype Scorff River chromosome 7, AALO_Geno_1.1, whole genome shotgun sequence genome carries:
- the LOC125298341 gene encoding B-cell receptor CD22-like; the protein is RGEWYEERSGSVRKYLYKYPDCSLNIDKLSHKLSGVYHFRFHTSQHRRWISGTSGVTLSVTGLQVKEDVVSGKQNQIKLTCSTSCSVGSHYAWNKNGQLLQDKTTSSILLDSSRPSEVGSYSCAVGYESQRSPAVSLQVLITPTSVKERDRVTLTCITTCRLSSDPTFIWYKNGQPVTSKHTTRDNKLHLNPVSSEDAGSYSCAVRGHESLPSKAVFLNVKYLQVLITPEAVKEGDSVSLTCDTTCILTNPAFIWYKNGQPVTYQHTTRDNKLHLNPVSSEDAGSYSCAVKGDESLSSTAVFLNIKYSPRNVSVSISPGGIEAGSPVILTCSSDANPPVHTYTWYMRNGAESLARGTGESISFNLTSDTCGLYYCEAQNEVGSTNSDAVTVVTEAPLLKGIN